In a single window of the Streptomyces sp. NBC_00285 genome:
- a CDS encoding peptidyl-prolyl cis-trans isomerase — protein sequence MTEHAAVVDGDPIPAERVNSFLGPPRWGAGNGATSHNEPAVAGRQTEAPSVARQRRRWATQVIVTDELARRACADRGLKVPEGVSPASVLAVAETDVADLGSIVAAALAHSPAARAFLAALEAEQRVPEAAVRDYYDRNQDRFLTPAALRRGVTPFDGAAPEDVLPYDEVREGISRELRRAAGRQAFFGWLDQARSTVVYAHGYEHPGDPSHPDHEHRH from the coding sequence GTGACGGAACACGCGGCGGTGGTGGACGGCGACCCGATCCCGGCAGAACGGGTGAACTCCTTCCTGGGCCCGCCCCGTTGGGGCGCGGGGAACGGCGCGACCAGCCACAACGAACCCGCAGTCGCCGGACGACAAACAGAGGCACCCTCTGTCGCGAGACAACGCCGCCGCTGGGCCACGCAAGTGATCGTCACCGACGAACTCGCCCGAAGGGCCTGCGCCGACCGGGGCCTGAAAGTGCCGGAAGGGGTGTCACCCGCCTCCGTCCTGGCCGTCGCCGAGACAGACGTGGCGGACCTCGGCAGCATCGTCGCCGCGGCACTGGCCCACTCCCCCGCCGCCCGCGCCTTCCTCGCCGCCCTGGAAGCCGAACAGAGGGTCCCGGAGGCCGCCGTACGGGACTACTACGACCGCAACCAGGACCGCTTCCTCACCCCGGCGGCGTTGAGGCGAGGCGTCACCCCCTTCGACGGGGCGGCCCCGGAGGACGTGCTGCCGTACGACGAGGTCCGTGAGGGCATCTCACGCGAGCTCCGCAGGGCGGCCGGCCGCCAGGCGTTCTTCGGTTGGCTGGACCAGGCACGCAGCACAGTCGTGTACGCCCACGGCTACGAACATCCCGGAGATCCCTCGCACCCGGACCACGAACACCGGCACTGA
- a CDS encoding NEW3 domain-containing protein yields the protein MRVISVESTELFVGTPEQPLQVVAAGIEHLAGRSVRVTVEGHGVGETVVTVGEDGTVRAEIPVTGTGGPITVTASDGDETAAGTGEFTVAEPGWTMFMVSHFHYDPVWWNTQGAYTETWDVADDPAGTGLPARTFDSRGQSGMSLVRAHSDLARRDPAYTFVLAEIDYLKPYWNAFPEERGFLRELIRTGRVEIMGGTYNEPNTNLTGAEATVRNALYGDGYQRAILGASPETAWQLDAFGHDPQFPGLMADAGVTSSSWARGPFHQWGPTLSVFGEEPRDPQRMQFPAEFDWIAPSGRGILTAYMVNHYGAGWRIDNAPTLPEAEAEALKLFQGLKKVALTRNVLLPVGGDYAPPCRWVMDIHRDWNSRYVWPRFVSGIPRDFFAAVRAELDAEGRRASPQTRDMNPVYTGKDVSYIDTKQAQRYGETLLADAEAWATLASLVTGHAYPDAALDKAWRQLVYGAHHDAITGSESDQVYIDLLTGWRELVDLAETVHADATKALADRVEPGTGPDLVVFNPATWQRRDVLTVDDPGLVPVGDDFQPLPAVREQDGRLHVVVPEVPGLGLKALPLAAGSVPRWTPGEGATIRNEFYELTVDPARGGAVSGLRALTEGGRDLLPAGDIGNELVVQEEFARHPRFGEGPWHLTPTGTTAARSGDVPAEIEVEHSPAGSRITVRADLGLFTYTQRLTLWRGVDRLDLTTTVDGYDGADRLIRVRWPCDVRGGLPVHEVADAVIGRGFGFVEVDSEQFPWTLDNPAHTWFGLGSTARVALKDDSGALLGQRAFGVAELVYADWHEAGELGAPLAAALVRSGVTATSTIAGGPRYGDLEFDSNLPDIRIAVGGPGRNALVAEALAMDPAADREVRRQVAEQGVAAVWVAPRASLREEWVPGADLRDLERLPLLVIAGADPAGDAKAVDALIADLDDFTVTATAAGGGEALPPGDAWDGRGFAVLNRGTPGCVVTTSGDLYMSLMRSCTGWPSGIWVDPPRRTTPDGAGFQLQHWSHTFEYAVVAGSGDWRDLRLPSRGHEFNHPLTARVRGDGSPLLPRKTSLLEVEPAREVILDALKPLGSPLARGSAAPVDPGRGVVVRVHEVNGRPVRARVRGPVAWTEGARADVLERPGESLAPDSEGTLETALTGFEVATLLATPPQAPEPSTDPGVAAQEPAQPVHTRYWLHNSGPAPRGNMPVSVYVSPTALTATGPVTATVRVGSELTDTSTRGTVVFEVPPGWSAEPAELPYALGPGGFSLAEVTVTPPPDAGPGRYWLTARLSYGGQTYEDVVGLDVPGGPPAGQGLTCELDADRVTVRRGERAQVPVSLRNTTRGPVGGQLWAVSSWGTWPGVGPGLQGFTVPGGELRQSVIEVDGSAIPPGAYWLMAKVAWNGHVAYTRAVPLEVTE from the coding sequence GCCCGGCTGGACCATGTTCATGGTCAGCCACTTCCACTACGACCCCGTCTGGTGGAACACCCAGGGCGCCTACACCGAGACCTGGGACGTCGCCGACGACCCGGCCGGCACCGGCCTGCCCGCCCGCACCTTCGACTCGCGCGGCCAGTCGGGCATGAGCCTGGTCCGGGCCCACTCCGACCTGGCCCGGCGCGACCCGGCGTACACCTTCGTGCTCGCGGAGATCGACTACCTCAAGCCGTACTGGAACGCCTTCCCGGAGGAACGCGGCTTCCTGCGCGAGCTGATCCGCACCGGCCGCGTCGAGATCATGGGCGGCACCTACAACGAGCCGAACACCAACCTCACCGGCGCCGAGGCGACCGTACGCAACGCCCTGTACGGCGACGGATACCAGCGCGCGATCCTCGGGGCGTCCCCGGAGACCGCCTGGCAGCTGGACGCGTTCGGGCACGACCCTCAGTTCCCCGGGCTGATGGCCGATGCCGGGGTGACCTCCAGCTCCTGGGCGCGGGGACCCTTCCACCAGTGGGGCCCCACGCTCTCCGTGTTCGGCGAGGAGCCGCGGGATCCGCAGCGGATGCAGTTCCCGGCCGAGTTCGACTGGATCGCCCCCTCGGGGCGCGGGATCCTCACCGCGTACATGGTCAACCACTACGGCGCCGGCTGGCGGATCGACAACGCGCCGACGCTGCCGGAGGCCGAGGCGGAGGCCCTCAAGCTGTTCCAGGGGCTCAAGAAGGTCGCGCTCACGCGCAACGTGCTGCTCCCGGTCGGCGGGGACTACGCGCCACCGTGCCGCTGGGTGATGGACATCCACCGGGACTGGAACTCCCGTTACGTCTGGCCGCGGTTCGTCTCCGGCATCCCGCGCGACTTCTTCGCCGCCGTACGGGCGGAGCTGGACGCCGAGGGCCGCAGGGCCTCGCCGCAGACCCGGGACATGAACCCGGTCTACACCGGCAAGGACGTCTCCTACATCGACACCAAGCAGGCCCAGCGGTACGGCGAGACCCTGCTCGCCGACGCGGAGGCCTGGGCGACGCTCGCCTCGCTCGTCACCGGGCACGCCTATCCGGACGCGGCCCTCGACAAGGCCTGGCGGCAGCTCGTCTACGGCGCCCACCACGACGCCATCACCGGCTCCGAGTCGGACCAGGTGTACATCGACCTGCTCACCGGCTGGCGGGAACTCGTCGACCTGGCCGAGACCGTGCACGCCGACGCGACGAAGGCCCTGGCCGACCGGGTCGAGCCGGGCACCGGACCCGACCTGGTGGTCTTCAACCCCGCGACCTGGCAACGGCGGGACGTGCTCACCGTCGACGACCCGGGCCTGGTGCCCGTCGGCGACGACTTCCAGCCGCTGCCCGCCGTCCGCGAGCAGGACGGCCGGCTCCACGTCGTCGTGCCGGAGGTGCCGGGGCTCGGGCTGAAGGCCCTGCCCCTCGCGGCCGGTTCCGTCCCCCGGTGGACGCCCGGCGAGGGCGCGACCATCCGCAACGAGTTCTACGAGCTGACGGTCGACCCCGCTCGCGGCGGCGCCGTGAGCGGCCTGCGCGCGCTCACGGAGGGCGGCCGGGACCTCCTGCCCGCCGGTGACATCGGCAACGAACTCGTCGTCCAGGAGGAGTTCGCGAGGCACCCGCGCTTCGGCGAGGGCCCCTGGCACCTCACCCCGACCGGAACGACCGCCGCCCGCAGCGGCGACGTACCGGCCGAGATCGAGGTCGAGCACTCCCCGGCGGGTTCGCGCATCACCGTCCGCGCCGACCTCGGCCTGTTCACCTACACCCAGCGTCTGACCCTGTGGCGGGGCGTCGACCGCCTCGACCTCACCACCACCGTCGACGGCTACGACGGCGCCGACCGTCTCATCCGGGTCCGCTGGCCCTGCGACGTACGGGGCGGGCTGCCCGTGCACGAGGTCGCGGACGCGGTGATCGGGCGGGGGTTCGGGTTCGTCGAGGTGGACAGCGAGCAGTTCCCGTGGACGCTGGACAACCCGGCCCACACCTGGTTCGGGCTCGGGTCCACGGCACGGGTGGCGCTGAAGGACGACTCCGGCGCACTGCTCGGCCAACGGGCCTTCGGAGTCGCCGAGTTGGTGTACGCCGACTGGCACGAGGCCGGTGAGCTGGGCGCCCCGCTCGCGGCGGCCCTCGTCCGCTCGGGCGTCACCGCGACCTCCACCATCGCGGGCGGTCCCCGCTACGGCGACCTCGAGTTCGACTCCAACCTCCCCGACATCCGGATCGCCGTGGGCGGTCCCGGGCGCAACGCCCTGGTCGCCGAGGCGCTCGCCATGGACCCGGCCGCCGACCGCGAGGTGCGCCGGCAGGTCGCCGAACAGGGCGTGGCGGCCGTCTGGGTCGCACCGCGCGCCTCCCTGCGCGAGGAGTGGGTGCCCGGCGCCGACCTTCGTGACCTGGAGCGGCTGCCGCTGCTGGTGATCGCGGGCGCCGACCCCGCGGGGGACGCGAAGGCGGTCGACGCACTGATCGCAGATCTGGACGACTTCACCGTCACGGCCACCGCGGCCGGCGGCGGCGAGGCGCTGCCGCCGGGCGACGCCTGGGACGGGCGCGGCTTCGCCGTCCTGAACCGCGGCACGCCCGGCTGCGTGGTCACGACCTCCGGCGACCTCTACATGTCCCTGATGCGCTCCTGCACCGGCTGGCCGTCCGGCATCTGGGTCGACCCGCCCCGCCGTACCACCCCCGACGGGGCGGGCTTCCAGCTCCAGCACTGGTCGCACACCTTCGAGTACGCCGTCGTCGCGGGCTCGGGCGACTGGCGGGACCTGCGACTCCCGTCCCGGGGACATGAGTTCAACCACCCGCTCACCGCCCGGGTGCGCGGCGACGGGTCCCCGCTGCTCCCCAGGAAGACCTCCCTGCTGGAGGTGGAACCGGCCCGCGAGGTGATCCTCGACGCCCTCAAGCCGCTGGGCTCCCCGCTGGCCCGGGGCAGCGCGGCGCCGGTGGATCCGGGGCGCGGGGTCGTGGTCCGGGTGCACGAGGTGAACGGACGCCCGGTACGGGCCCGGGTGCGCGGACCGGTCGCGTGGACGGAGGGCGCCCGCGCGGACGTACTGGAACGGCCCGGGGAGTCGCTGGCACCGGACAGCGAGGGGACCCTGGAGACGGCGCTGACCGGCTTCGAGGTGGCCACCCTCCTGGCCACGCCCCCGCAGGCACCCGAGCCGTCGACCGACCCCGGCGTCGCCGCCCAGGAGCCCGCGCAGCCCGTCCACACCCGGTACTGGCTGCACAACTCCGGCCCGGCCCCGCGCGGCAACATGCCGGTGTCCGTCTACGTCTCCCCCACCGCCCTCACCGCCACCGGCCCGGTCACCGCGACCGTCCGGGTCGGCTCGGAACTCACCGACACGTCGACGCGCGGCACGGTGGTCTTCGAGGTACCGCCCGGCTGGTCCGCCGAGCCCGCCGAACTGCCGTACGCGCTGGGCCCCGGCGGGTTCTCGCTGGCCGAGGTGACGGTGACACCGCCGCCGGACGCCGGGCCGGGACGGTACTGGCTCACGGCAAGGCTGTCGTACGGCGGACAGACCTACGAGGACGTCGTCGGCCTCGACGTGCCGGGCGGTCCGCCCGCCGGGCAGGGGCTGACGTGCGAGCTGGACGCCGACCGGGTCACCGTGCGCAGGGGTGAGCGGGCTCAGGTTCCGGTGAGCCTGCGGAACACCACGCGGGGCCCGGTCGGCGGACAGCTGTGGGCCGTGTCGTCGTGGGGCACATGGCCGGGCGTCGGCCCGGGGCTCCAGGGCTTCACGGTGCCCGGCGGCGAGCTGCGGCAGTCGGTGATCGAGGTGGACGGCTCGGCGATCCCACCGGGCGCGTACTGGCTGATGGCGAAGGTGGCGTGGAACGGCCACGTGGCGTACACGAGGGCCGTGCCGCTGGAGGTGACGGAGTGA